From the Streptomyces sp. NBC_00376 genome, one window contains:
- a CDS encoding PQQ-binding-like beta-propeller repeat protein yields the protein MGGRDGRVVSRRRILGLAGTGLGLAVFGAGVVGCGPEEEADVRGGGSKPGGGRSGDTFTTPPPGTAPEPLWRAAAANTSLSGNEALAVIGNVALVSGDPLVGRDMATGKEKWSRRGVTTPGAKLVLGGGTLYLASAEYDGDVVGLDPATGKETWRSRLGKQYEQPRPIAADDRHVYVIAGILEKDFTTPNNVIAAIDTTSGRIAWREQRDEGTEEFGITAAAVDGRLVYTDYRENVTVRDTATGRQVWTKKISRSNNRHFAMHKDLVIVADGRRLRAFELAGGKERWSLRTEEFSSFNDPHVLDGVLYAADSARGLWAVDPGTGKQIWHNEDLRESATQAWQFAKVKGTLYGATEFDKDGGVHAFDVATGKLRWTYNDKTGDIQQWYVVAGGDRLAVMHGKRIYALPAV from the coding sequence ATGGGCGGTCGTGACGGGCGCGTGGTGTCACGCAGGCGAATACTCGGGCTGGCCGGGACCGGGCTGGGGCTGGCCGTGTTCGGGGCCGGTGTCGTGGGGTGCGGTCCCGAGGAGGAAGCGGATGTCCGGGGCGGGGGTTCGAAGCCGGGCGGGGGCAGGAGCGGTGACACTTTCACCACCCCGCCGCCGGGCACCGCGCCCGAGCCGCTGTGGCGGGCGGCTGCCGCGAACACCAGCCTGTCCGGCAACGAGGCGCTCGCGGTGATCGGGAACGTGGCCCTGGTGTCGGGCGACCCGCTGGTGGGACGGGACATGGCCACCGGCAAGGAGAAGTGGTCGCGCCGCGGCGTCACCACACCCGGTGCCAAGCTCGTCCTCGGCGGCGGCACGCTCTACCTCGCCAGCGCCGAGTACGACGGCGACGTGGTGGGACTGGATCCGGCGACCGGCAAGGAGACCTGGCGCAGCCGCCTGGGCAAGCAGTACGAGCAGCCGCGCCCGATCGCGGCCGACGACCGCCATGTGTACGTGATCGCCGGCATCCTGGAGAAGGACTTCACGACGCCGAACAACGTGATCGCCGCGATCGACACCACGTCCGGCAGGATCGCCTGGCGCGAGCAGCGCGACGAGGGGACCGAGGAGTTCGGCATCACCGCCGCGGCCGTCGACGGGCGCCTGGTCTACACGGACTACCGGGAGAACGTGACCGTCCGCGACACGGCGACCGGCCGGCAGGTATGGACGAAGAAGATCAGCCGGTCCAACAACCGCCACTTCGCCATGCACAAGGATCTGGTGATCGTGGCGGACGGCCGGCGGCTGCGGGCCTTCGAACTGGCCGGGGGAAAGGAACGCTGGTCGCTGCGGACGGAGGAGTTCAGCTCGTTCAACGACCCGCACGTCCTGGACGGGGTGCTCTACGCGGCCGACAGCGCGCGCGGCCTGTGGGCGGTGGACCCCGGTACGGGCAAGCAGATCTGGCACAACGAGGACCTGCGGGAGTCGGCGACGCAGGCGTGGCAGTTCGCCAAGGTGAAAGGCACCCTGTACGGCGCGACCGAGTTCGACAAGGACGGCGGCGTGCACGCCTTCGACGTGGCGACCGGGAAGCTGCGCTGGACCTACAACGACAAGACCGGCGACATCCAGCAGTGGTACGTGGTGGCGGGGGGCGACCGGCTGGCAGTGATGCACGGGAAGCGGATCTACGCGCTCCCCGCCGTGTGA
- a CDS encoding L,D-transpeptidase family protein — protein MRACTTAHRRIAAGRSVPPPRGLMVGPRRPGRPGPAAPPPVEGAVTHVRNLNLYLSLCLSPACPCRRHRSECHGPDDRCRRHRPERSGRPAAGGRPAAAAAVTTLKFVRNSADPQNSRLLVVRDNKTQAVSRAGSGLGRNHAKGRDECASAKGWLPAGTYTVGARQTRYNGNLIKGYAIPLSNKTCKNGRTTRTELFIHSEMTRTGGQGSTESRRWDGVGDYKSAGCIKLAPEDIKKLFRNLDRDAAPKHLVVV, from the coding sequence ATGAGGGCATGTACGACCGCCCATCGGCGCATCGCCGCCGGGCGTTCCGTACCGCCTCCCCGAGGGCTCATGGTTGGTCCACGGCGCCCCGGACGCCCGGGGCCTGCCGCTCCACCACCCGTCGAAGGAGCAGTCACCCATGTCCGCAACCTCAACCTCTACCTCAGCCTCTGCCTCTCCCCTGCGTGTCCGTGCCGCCGCCATCGGTCTGAGTGCCATGGACCTGATGACCGTTGCCGCCGTCACCGCCCCGAGCGGTCAGGCCGCCCCGCGGCCGGCGGCCGGCCGGCTGCTGCCGCCGCCGTCACCACCTTGAAGTTCGTACGGAACTCCGCCGACCCGCAGAACTCCCGGCTGCTGGTGGTACGCGACAACAAGACGCAGGCCGTGTCCCGCGCCGGCTCCGGACTCGGCCGCAACCACGCCAAGGGGCGCGACGAGTGCGCCTCGGCCAAGGGATGGCTGCCCGCGGGCACCTACACCGTCGGCGCCCGTCAGACCCGCTACAACGGCAACCTCATCAAGGGCTATGCCATCCCCCTGAGCAACAAGACGTGCAAGAACGGCCGGACCACGCGCACGGAACTCTTCATCCACAGCGAGATGACCCGTACCGGAGGGCAGGGCAGCACCGAGAGCAGGCGCTGGGACGGCGTGGGCGACTACAAGTCCGCGGGCTGCATCAAGCTCGCCCCGGAGGACATCAAGAAGCTGTTCCGCAACCTCGACCGGGACGCGGCCCCCAAGCATCTCGTCGTCGTCTGA
- a CDS encoding aminoglycoside phosphotransferase family protein has product MWSRLPFGDGLRAELGAPGRSRRLESSPRSRVWRVKLAGGPAVVKQIVGGSDAEERYARELTALRLAARSDAPVVPALLGTDPGERVMVLEQLDHRRPSGDWIVDYASALARLHAVARPEDAGSLPRWQGPDRADVESFLGLAEALGVPVAAVAPGVSGELDELVHRLDRAPGHALLHGDPCPGNDLHTADGVRFIDLEQASLGSGLMELAYLRIGFPTCWCVTAAPAPLLDRAEAAYRTAWHTATGTELHDDLADACAGWLLRGDALVQRAHRGTTDHLARIPDRNWKWGNATARQRLVHRLGVVGRLTADRADLSGLSRLSTDMRRCMLARWPRLRPVPSKRR; this is encoded by the coding sequence ATGTGGTCGCGACTCCCGTTCGGGGACGGATTACGGGCAGAGCTGGGCGCTCCCGGGCGCTCCCGGCGTCTGGAAAGCAGCCCGCGCTCACGTGTGTGGCGCGTGAAGCTGGCCGGGGGACCGGCGGTGGTGAAACAGATCGTCGGCGGTTCCGACGCCGAGGAACGGTACGCCCGCGAGCTGACCGCGTTGCGGCTCGCCGCCCGGTCCGACGCACCCGTGGTGCCCGCTCTGCTGGGCACCGATCCGGGCGAGCGGGTGATGGTCCTGGAGCAGCTGGACCACCGGCGCCCGTCCGGCGACTGGATCGTCGACTACGCCTCGGCACTGGCCCGGCTGCATGCCGTCGCCCGCCCCGAGGACGCCGGATCACTTCCCCGCTGGCAGGGTCCGGACCGGGCCGACGTCGAGTCCTTCCTCGGGCTGGCCGAGGCGCTCGGGGTCCCCGTCGCGGCTGTCGCGCCCGGTGTGTCCGGCGAGCTCGACGAGCTCGTGCACCGGCTCGACCGGGCCCCGGGGCACGCCCTTCTGCACGGGGATCCGTGCCCCGGCAACGACCTGCACACCGCCGACGGGGTCAGGTTCATCGACCTCGAACAGGCCTCGTTGGGCAGCGGACTGATGGAGCTCGCCTACCTGCGCATCGGCTTCCCGACGTGCTGGTGTGTCACCGCGGCCCCCGCCCCGCTGCTGGACCGGGCCGAGGCCGCCTACCGCACGGCATGGCACACCGCGACCGGCACCGAACTCCACGACGACCTCGCCGACGCGTGCGCGGGCTGGCTGCTGCGGGGCGACGCACTGGTTCAGAGGGCCCACCGGGGAACCACCGACCACCTGGCCCGGATCCCGGACCGGAACTGGAAGTGGGGCAACGCGACCGCCCGGCAGCGCCTCGTCCACCGGCTCGGAGTCGTCGGCCGGCTGACCGCCGACCGCGCCGACCTGTCGGGCCTGAGCAGGCTCAGCACGGACATGCGCCGCTGCATGCTCGCCCGCTGGCCCAGGCTCCGGCCGGTCCCGTCGAAGCGCCGGTAG
- a CDS encoding SRPBCC family protein, which translates to MPRIRSTSNRAALFTVPLAVAGVLGIAAVPTGATPRLDKPLTCRGEGVDPRARVHARTETVIHAPLSTVWKLQTDVERWPSWQTPVKSMERLDHGPLRKGSTFRWTTPVPPNPSTPATSLDITSTVEQLKPNSCIRWTGPATGEGLRIDGVHVWQFTKVDGGVLVRTEETHTGEQVEADVPTATKILREGLDGWLGDLKTTAEARAGHHRR; encoded by the coding sequence ATGCCCCGGATCCGCAGCACCAGCAACCGCGCCGCCCTGTTCACCGTCCCGCTCGCCGTCGCCGGTGTCCTCGGCATCGCCGCCGTGCCCACCGGAGCGACCCCTCGCCTCGACAAGCCCCTCACCTGCCGCGGAGAGGGCGTCGATCCCAGGGCACGAGTCCACGCCAGGACCGAGACCGTGATCCACGCGCCGCTGAGCACCGTCTGGAAGCTGCAGACCGACGTCGAGCGCTGGCCGTCCTGGCAGACCCCGGTCAAGAGCATGGAACGCCTCGACCACGGCCCCCTCCGGAAGGGCTCGACGTTCCGGTGGACGACCCCGGTACCCCCCAATCCCTCGACGCCCGCCACCAGCCTGGACATCACCTCGACCGTCGAGCAGCTCAAGCCCAACTCCTGCATCCGTTGGACCGGCCCCGCGACCGGTGAGGGACTACGCATCGACGGCGTCCACGTATGGCAGTTCACCAAGGTCGACGGCGGTGTCCTCGTACGCACCGAAGAGACCCACACCGGAGAACAGGTCGAGGCGGACGTCCCCACCGCGACCAAGATCCTCCGCGAGGGCCTCGACGGGTGGCTGGGCGATCTGAAGACCACCGCCGAGGCCCGAGCCGGTCACCACCGGCGCTGA
- a CDS encoding dienelactone hydrolase family protein produces the protein MPTMTLQIPTEDGQADAFAAYPDGGGQHPGVLLYMDIFGVRPVLEEMARELAGHGYYVLVPNVFYRNGTAPVVELPEHIGAEARPTVFSRLKPLMEQHTPERVLRDADAYLGFLADRPEVGAGPVATIGYCMGAALAMRTAAAHPDRVAAAAGFHPSALVTDAPDSPHRLVPGLKAQVHLGLAEGDMTPEAISEFEQALDAAGVAHTCEIYPGTVHGFTMADTAAFDPAALQRHWDRLLPLLDRTLTKG, from the coding sequence ATGCCCACCATGACACTGCAGATTCCCACCGAAGACGGCCAGGCCGACGCGTTCGCCGCCTACCCCGACGGTGGCGGGCAGCACCCCGGAGTGCTGCTGTACATGGACATCTTCGGAGTGCGTCCGGTGCTTGAGGAGATGGCCCGCGAACTGGCCGGCCACGGGTACTACGTGCTCGTCCCCAACGTCTTCTACCGGAACGGCACGGCACCGGTGGTCGAACTTCCCGAGCACATCGGAGCAGAGGCCCGGCCCACGGTGTTCAGCCGACTGAAGCCCCTGATGGAGCAGCACACCCCCGAACGCGTCCTGCGTGACGCCGACGCCTACCTCGGCTTCCTCGCCGACCGGCCCGAGGTCGGCGCCGGACCGGTCGCCACGATCGGCTACTGCATGGGGGCCGCCCTGGCGATGCGCACCGCGGCGGCCCACCCCGACCGGGTGGCCGCCGCCGCCGGATTCCACCCCAGCGCGCTGGTCACCGACGCGCCGGACAGCCCGCACCGCCTCGTCCCCGGGCTCAAGGCCCAGGTCCACCTCGGACTCGCCGAGGGCGACATGACGCCCGAGGCCATCAGTGAGTTCGAACAGGCCCTGGACGCCGCAGGCGTCGCCCACACCTGCGAGATCTACCCCGGCACCGTCCACGGCTTCACCATGGCCGACACCGCCGCCTTCGACCCCGCCGCACTGCAACGCCACTGGGACCGCCTCCTCCCCCTCCTCGACCGCACCCTGACCAAGGGCTGA
- a CDS encoding VOC family protein, translated as MDISIHTSFLPHDDPEESLVFYRDVLGFEVRGDVGQGKMRWITVGPADQPSTSILLAPPAADPGVTEDERRTIAEMMAKGTYGWILLATRDLDGTFEQVRAADAEVVQEPTEQPYGIRDCAFRDPAGNLVRIQEVR; from the coding sequence ATGGACATCTCCATTCACACGAGCTTCCTTCCGCACGACGACCCGGAAGAGTCCCTGGTCTTCTACCGCGACGTCCTCGGCTTCGAGGTACGCGGCGACGTGGGGCAGGGCAAGATGCGCTGGATCACGGTCGGTCCCGCCGATCAGCCCAGCACCTCCATCCTGCTGGCACCGCCCGCCGCCGACCCCGGGGTCACCGAGGACGAGCGCCGCACCATCGCCGAGATGATGGCCAAGGGCACGTACGGCTGGATCCTGCTGGCCACCCGCGACCTCGACGGCACCTTCGAGCAGGTGCGGGCCGCCGACGCCGAGGTCGTCCAGGAACCGACCGAGCAGCCGTACGGCATCCGCGACTGCGCCTTCCGCGACCCCGCGGGCAACCTGGTGCGCATCCAGGAAGTGCGTTGA
- a CDS encoding serine/threonine-protein kinase, with the protein MRVLGGRYELVAFIGRGGMGEVWEGHDRVIERRVAVKLLPHDRRDTSGAELFFREARTAGGLSHAGVVTIFDLGQDPDDGTLYLVMEFLAGRDLDTVLREDGLPEVAAAVDWVAQTAEALQAAHTAGVVHRDLKPANLMLTRGGRVKVLDFGIARYIASTHKSSKVIGTLAYMPPERFGDHPADARSDLYSLGCVLHELLTGKAPFQATDPVALMAAHLNSVPEPPGRTRPGVPAALDDLVMALLAKNPDDRPAAAAEVHERLRERSAETLAPPPTPAPVAAPRPPDTDANSGTTALATVTATAPDAVPPPEPGPGPSTGTPAPTRALSRRMALRLGIGAAAGAGIAAAFTLFDQNASDHESPGATSGDAASLRWRYTTGDAVTSSPTVAGGVVYIGSDDKNVYALDAATGKKKWAYATGRKVEAAPTVAGGVLYAGSLDSSVYALDAATGKKKWAYAAGHAVRSAPTVADRVVYVGSDSGVLALDTATGDQKWRFDTLGGSLFSSPAVAGGDVYVGNIHSVYALDAATGARKWIFGTGSEGTYSSPMVVDGVVYVSSVHSVYALDAATGRQKWVHGIESNQFSGCSAPAVVDGAVFVGNYDSAGDSWQGRVFALDAATGRKKWEFDAGDAVTSSPTVAGGVVYIGSDDKNVYALDAATGKRKWAYATGDLVKSSPTVAAGVVYVGSDDKNVYALGATTAKDGRAQPRSD; encoded by the coding sequence GTGAGGGTTCTGGGTGGCCGTTACGAGTTGGTCGCGTTCATCGGCCGGGGAGGAATGGGGGAGGTCTGGGAGGGGCACGACCGTGTGATCGAGCGCCGCGTCGCGGTCAAGCTGCTGCCGCACGACCGGCGGGACACCTCCGGCGCGGAGCTGTTCTTCCGCGAGGCGCGGACCGCGGGCGGTCTGAGCCACGCGGGCGTGGTGACGATCTTCGACCTGGGGCAGGACCCCGACGACGGCACCCTTTATCTGGTGATGGAGTTCCTCGCCGGACGGGACCTGGACACAGTGCTCCGCGAGGACGGTCTGCCCGAGGTGGCCGCCGCCGTGGACTGGGTGGCCCAGACCGCCGAGGCGTTACAGGCCGCGCATACCGCCGGGGTGGTGCACCGGGACCTGAAACCGGCGAACCTCATGCTCACCCGGGGCGGCCGGGTGAAGGTCCTCGACTTCGGGATCGCCCGATACATAGCGTCCACGCACAAGTCGAGCAAGGTCATCGGCACGCTGGCCTACATGCCCCCCGAGCGTTTCGGGGACCACCCGGCGGACGCCCGCTCGGATTTGTACTCGCTGGGCTGTGTGCTCCATGAGCTGCTCACCGGTAAGGCTCCTTTCCAGGCCACCGACCCGGTCGCGCTGATGGCCGCACACCTGAACAGCGTCCCCGAACCACCGGGCCGGACGCGGCCCGGTGTTCCCGCCGCACTCGACGACCTCGTCATGGCCCTGCTGGCCAAGAACCCCGACGACCGTCCCGCGGCTGCGGCCGAGGTCCACGAACGCCTTCGCGAACGCTCCGCCGAGACCTTGGCCCCGCCTCCGACCCCGGCCCCCGTGGCCGCGCCCCGTCCGCCCGACACGGACGCGAACTCCGGCACCACGGCCCTGGCCACGGTCACCGCCACAGCACCCGATGCCGTCCCACCCCCCGAGCCGGGTCCGGGCCCGTCCACAGGCACACCGGCGCCGACGAGGGCCCTCAGCCGCCGCATGGCGCTGCGGCTCGGCATCGGCGCCGCCGCCGGTGCCGGAATCGCCGCCGCCTTCACCCTGTTCGACCAGAACGCCTCCGACCACGAATCCCCCGGCGCCACCTCCGGCGACGCCGCCTCGCTCCGGTGGCGGTATACCACCGGCGACGCGGTCACGTCGTCCCCGACGGTGGCCGGCGGAGTCGTGTACATCGGTAGCGACGACAAGAACGTGTACGCCCTGGACGCGGCCACCGGGAAGAAGAAATGGGCCTACGCCACCGGCCGCAAGGTCGAAGCAGCGCCGACGGTGGCCGGCGGAGTCCTGTACGCCGGCAGCCTCGACAGCAGCGTGTACGCCCTGGACGCGGCCACCGGCAAGAAGAAGTGGGCCTACGCCGCCGGTCACGCGGTCCGCTCGGCGCCGACGGTGGCCGACAGGGTCGTGTACGTCGGCAGCGACAGCGGCGTCCTCGCCCTGGACACGGCGACCGGGGACCAGAAGTGGCGCTTCGACACCCTCGGCGGCAGTCTCTTCTCGTCCCCGGCGGTGGCAGGCGGGGACGTGTACGTCGGCAACATCCACTCCGTGTACGCCCTGGACGCGGCCACCGGGGCCAGGAAATGGATCTTCGGCACCGGATCCGAGGGCACCTATTCGTCGCCGATGGTGGTGGACGGGGTCGTGTACGTCAGCAGCGTCCACTCCGTGTACGCCCTGGACGCCGCCACCGGCCGACAGAAATGGGTCCACGGCATCGAGTCCAATCAATTCAGCGGCTGCTCGGCACCGGCGGTCGTCGATGGAGCCGTGTTCGTCGGCAACTACGACAGCGCGGGAGACAGCTGGCAGGGCAGGGTATTCGCCCTGGACGCGGCCACCGGCAGGAAGAAATGGGAGTTCGACGCCGGCGACGCGGTCACGTCGTCCCCGACGGTGGCCGGCGGGGTCGTGTACATCGGTAGCGACGACAAGAACGTGTACGCCCTGGACGCGGCCACCGGGAAGAGGAAATGGGCGTACGCCACCGGCGACTTGGTCAAGTCGTCCCCGACGGTGGCCGCTGGAGTCGTGTACGTGGGCAGCGACGACAAGAACGTGTACGCCCTCGGAGCCACCACCGCCAAAGACGGCCGGGCGCAGCCGCGTTCGGACTGA
- a CDS encoding magnesium transporter CorA family protein has translation MVRVIPVVRVILVVGAYVRPGVLPAPKMGPKAGGIRIRRGTMIVSMVSMPEGTVTHAHVSEARERLATSRFLLVDIELPEEVPPGEQPVAHLLGLETEDVAWLGRAGESARVEFLGDSAAFVVPMVQAARITHVHAFVTERYLITVHRGPTEPIRSLIARLPRERPPDSVAMLFLLLEEALDTFRRSAVQALLEVEDLEDEMFQHRVPQHVYRLAQLRRRGALLHHALLPYLQVTDEIFTRRMMNPGFPEERQKLARDYQHTARLVLTDIESLQDSARRAFASYSSLVSGEQNSVINRLAIVSTIFLPLTFLTGFFGMNFSYLTDELESRDVFWLLAVGLQAVFLLIALYALHRTRIWRKLRDGEGVDDL, from the coding sequence GTGGTCCGCGTCATTCCCGTGGTCCGCGTCATCCTCGTGGTCGGCGCGTACGTCCGGCCCGGCGTGCTTCCCGCCCCGAAGATGGGTCCGAAGGCGGGCGGAATACGGATTCGGCGAGGGACGATGATCGTATCGATGGTGTCGATGCCGGAAGGCACCGTCACCCACGCCCATGTGTCGGAGGCACGTGAGCGACTGGCGACATCCCGTTTCCTGCTCGTGGACATCGAGCTGCCCGAGGAGGTACCGCCCGGCGAACAGCCGGTCGCCCACCTGCTCGGGCTGGAGACCGAGGACGTGGCGTGGCTCGGCAGGGCGGGCGAATCCGCGCGGGTCGAGTTCCTCGGGGACAGCGCCGCGTTCGTCGTGCCGATGGTCCAGGCGGCCCGAATCACGCATGTCCACGCCTTCGTGACCGAGCGGTACCTGATCACGGTGCACCGGGGTCCGACCGAACCGATCAGGAGCCTCATCGCCAGGTTGCCGCGCGAAAGGCCGCCCGACAGCGTGGCCATGCTGTTCCTGCTGCTGGAGGAAGCCCTGGACACCTTCCGCAGGTCCGCCGTGCAGGCCCTGCTGGAGGTGGAGGACCTGGAGGACGAGATGTTCCAGCACCGGGTCCCCCAGCACGTCTACCGTCTGGCGCAGCTACGTCGGCGCGGGGCGCTCCTGCACCACGCGCTGCTGCCCTACCTCCAGGTGACGGACGAGATCTTCACACGCCGGATGATGAACCCCGGGTTCCCCGAGGAGCGCCAGAAGCTCGCCCGCGACTACCAGCACACGGCGAGGCTGGTGCTCACGGACATCGAGTCGCTGCAGGACTCCGCCCGCCGCGCCTTCGCCAGTTACTCCTCACTGGTGTCGGGCGAACAGAACAGCGTGATCAACCGGCTGGCGATCGTGTCGACGATCTTTCTGCCGCTGACCTTCCTGACCGGGTTCTTCGGCATGAACTTCAGCTACTTGACCGACGAGCTGGAGAGCAGGGACGTCTTCTGGCTGCTCGCCGTGGGACTGCAGGCGGTGTTCCTGCTCATCGCCCTCTACGCGCTGCACCGCACCCGCATCTGGCGGAAGCTGCGCGACGGCGAGGGCGTCGACGACCTATAG
- a CDS encoding TetR/AcrR family transcriptional regulator, producing MPPAPGDREARRDDVSRAVWDVLADKGFGGLTLRAVAAAMGVSTGMLMHYFPTKRALIAHALDLLEKRTAERPRRERPAEGLATVRAMLLDILPLTEGDTARNRIWVSSWDLALADDGLATDQAGRYTRLRSTLSPHFEAARGLGEVPEAADPEQLAATAVAFTHGLVVQALFDPGRFPEDVQIAMLDGFLASVAPLGPARR from the coding sequence ATGCCGCCCGCACCCGGAGACCGTGAAGCCCGCCGCGACGATGTGTCCCGGGCGGTGTGGGACGTACTCGCCGACAAGGGGTTCGGCGGGCTGACGCTGCGTGCCGTCGCAGCAGCGATGGGCGTCTCGACCGGGATGCTCATGCACTACTTCCCGACCAAGCGGGCCTTGATCGCGCATGCCCTGGACCTGCTGGAGAAGCGCACCGCGGAACGTCCGCGCCGCGAGCGTCCGGCCGAGGGCCTGGCCACCGTGCGGGCCATGCTGCTGGACATCCTGCCGCTGACCGAGGGCGACACCGCCCGCAACCGCATCTGGGTCAGCTCCTGGGATCTGGCCCTCGCCGACGACGGGCTGGCCACGGACCAGGCCGGCCGCTACACCCGGCTGCGCTCGACGCTCAGTCCGCACTTCGAGGCCGCGCGGGGTCTGGGCGAAGTCCCCGAAGCCGCCGACCCGGAGCAACTCGCCGCCACGGCGGTCGCGTTCACCCACGGGCTCGTCGTCCAGGCCCTCTTCGACCCCGGCCGTTTCCCCGAGGACGTACAGATCGCCATGCTCGACGGCTTCCTCGCCTCGGTCGCACCGCTCGGGCCCGCACGGCGATGA
- a CDS encoding glyoxalase, with product MATIETVTLEVADPAAADRFHVTAFGLDTRIRLRASEAPTTGFRGFTLALTVSQPADVNGFIDAALDAGATSLKPAAKSFWGYGGVVQAPDGTIWKIATSAKKDTGPATRKIDEIVLLLGVADVIASKRFYVGRGLAVAKSFSRVYVEFAAGESPVTGESPVKLALYRRRALAKDLGVSPEGTGTHGLLIGGDAGSFTDPDGFAWEAASLAGSADHRA from the coding sequence ATGGCAACCATTGAAACCGTGACCCTTGAAGTGGCCGACCCCGCGGCCGCCGACCGCTTCCACGTCACCGCCTTCGGCCTGGACACCAGAATCCGCCTGCGCGCCTCGGAGGCCCCCACCACCGGCTTCCGAGGATTCACGCTCGCGCTCACGGTGTCCCAGCCGGCCGACGTGAACGGCTTCATCGACGCCGCACTCGACGCGGGTGCCACGTCGCTGAAGCCTGCCGCGAAGTCCTTCTGGGGCTACGGCGGCGTCGTGCAGGCCCCGGACGGGACGATCTGGAAGATCGCGACCTCGGCGAAGAAGGACACCGGCCCCGCCACCCGGAAGATCGACGAGATCGTGCTCCTGCTGGGAGTCGCGGACGTGATCGCGAGCAAGCGGTTCTACGTCGGCCGGGGCCTCGCCGTGGCGAAGAGCTTCAGCCGTGTGTACGTCGAGTTCGCGGCCGGGGAGAGCCCCGTCACCGGCGAGAGTCCCGTGAAGCTGGCGCTGTACCGGCGCCGCGCCCTGGCCAAGGACCTCGGCGTCTCTCCCGAGGGCACCGGAACGCACGGGCTCCTGATCGGCGGCGACGCCGGCTCGTTCACCGACCCGGACGGCTTCGCATGGGAGGCCGCCTCGCTGGCCGGTTCGGCCGATCACCGGGCGTGA
- a CDS encoding GNAT family N-acetyltransferase: MFTLPLGDTARLRPLEPWHAPEFLAHIDRARPHVDPWIPWATFSTDRASATAVLQRYADKQAQDAARIYGIWLDGTLVGGVMFTRFDSASGVCEVGCWLEAAGEGRGLVTRACEALIDWAFAERGMSRVEWWVAAGNTRSVEVARRLGMTRDGVLRKHTEYRGERRDIEVWSVLSEEWPSEEAKAEPEAEAASDVKAELDRLMHAFLGAFTNTGGSRPNLDAVREVFIPQATIIANTGGAGAEPVVYDLDSFIGPREKMLTDGTLTEFSEWEVAERTEVLGSVAHRSSEYRKSGIRDGERFEGSGRKTVQFVRTPTGWRMSSMAWEDM; encoded by the coding sequence GTGTTCACACTGCCGCTCGGCGACACCGCTCGACTCCGCCCTCTGGAACCCTGGCACGCGCCGGAGTTCCTCGCCCACATCGACCGTGCACGGCCCCATGTGGACCCCTGGATACCCTGGGCGACCTTCAGCACGGACCGCGCCTCCGCCACCGCCGTCCTCCAGCGCTACGCCGACAAGCAGGCCCAGGACGCCGCCCGGATCTACGGGATCTGGCTGGACGGCACGCTCGTCGGCGGCGTCATGTTCACGCGCTTCGACAGCGCCTCCGGAGTGTGCGAGGTCGGCTGCTGGCTGGAGGCCGCCGGGGAGGGCCGGGGGCTGGTGACCCGGGCGTGCGAGGCGTTGATCGACTGGGCTTTCGCGGAGCGCGGGATGAGCCGGGTCGAATGGTGGGTCGCGGCGGGCAACACCCGGAGCGTCGAGGTCGCGCGCCGGCTCGGGATGACCCGTGACGGGGTGCTGCGCAAGCACACCGAGTACCGGGGCGAGCGGCGCGACATCGAGGTCTGGTCGGTCCTCTCCGAGGAGTGGCCCTCGGAGGAAGCCAAGGCTGAACCCGAAGCCGAAGCCGCGTCCGACGTCAAGGCCGAACTCGACCGGCTGATGCACGCCTTCCTCGGCGCGTTCACCAACACCGGCGGCAGCCGGCCGAACCTCGACGCCGTCCGTGAGGTGTTCATCCCGCAAGCGACGATCATCGCGAACACCGGTGGCGCCGGGGCCGAGCCGGTGGTCTACGACCTCGACTCCTTCATCGGCCCCCGGGAGAAAATGCTCACCGACGGGACGCTGACCGAGTTCTCCGAATGGGAGGTCGCCGAGCGGACCGAAGTCCTCGGGTCCGTCGCGCACCGGTCCAGCGAATACCGGAAGTCCGGAATCCGCGACGGCGAGCGGTTCGAGGGCTCCGGCCGCAAGACGGTCCAGTTCGTACGGACGCCCACCGGCTGGCGGATGAGCTCGATGGCCTGGGAAGACATGTAG